The genomic window AATGACCCGATTGGCCCGGCGCACCAAGAAGATGGTCAGGAGGGTGACCAGGCCGGTCAGCGGCCACCCCATGAGGATGCGGGTAATTCCCAGCGCGGTGGTCTCGCCGGCGTTGTAGATGCCGTTTTGGACCACGAAGCGGGCCAGGAAGACCACGGCCCAGCCGGCCGTGGCAAGCGCGTAGGCGCGCCGCGCGGTAGGGATCTGGCGCCAGGCCATGTCCTCGCCGTTGATGCCCTTCCAGATAACGCCCACCGCCGGCCAGCGCACCAGGATGGACACGACCGCGGCGATGCACAGCACCAGCGAGGCCCAGATCCCGTACAGGAAGTAGCCCTTCGCATCGCCGGTGGCGTAGGCGATGCCCGCGCAAATCGCCACTCCCAGCAGGCCGGAAATGGCCGGCTGGAGCGACTCCTTGCGCGCCACGCGCCAGAGGGCGACCGCCACGGCCACGCCGATGGCGGCCAGCAGTGCGGGAACCAGACCCCACATGCTGTTGACGGGGATGAGCACGACCACCGGCAGCGTCGCCGCCACCAGCCCGGTCACTCCGCCCATCTGCTCGAGCAGGGTCTGGTCCTCGAGGGGTTTGTTTTCAGCCACGTGAGTCTTTCTGGGGTTCTAGCTAGCGGTCGGAGTTGTCGTCACCGGCGTCCTGCGAGCCAGCGCCGTCAGCGGCGCTGCCGTTGTCCGCGCCGGCGGAGTTGCCGGTGCCGTTGCTGTTGCCGCTACTCAGCAGGCGCCACATCTGCTCGCGCAGCTGCTTCTCGCGCTCTTCGTCGGCGGCGGTGCGCTGGCCGTCCGAGCCGGTGTTGCCCGCATTGGCGGCGTTGCCCGCGTTGCCGGCGTTGGTGTT from Corynebacterium confusum includes these protein-coding regions:
- a CDS encoding DUF3159 domain-containing protein — encoded protein: MGGVTGLVAATLPVVVLIPVNSMWGLVPALLAAIGVAVAVALWRVARKESLQPAISGLLGVAICAGIAYATGDAKGYFLYGIWASLVLCIAAVVSILVRWPAVGVIWKGINGEDMAWRQIPTARRAYALATAGWAVVFLARFVVQNGIYNAGETTALGITRILMGWPLTGLVTLLTIFLVRRANRVIEVEETQPPREKNGQRD